A genomic segment from Halorubrum depositum encodes:
- a CDS encoding phosphotransacetylase family protein, whose protein sequence is MTDTTTTLVTATGEGAGKTAITVALARLAADRDRSVGYMKPKGTRLQSNVGKTLDQDPMLAREVLGLDSEMHQMEPVVYSPTFVEGAVRGTEDPGTLRDRVREEYEELAADRDHMFVEGAASWTTGGVVDLTDVDVAELLDARVVLVAGYGSPNDLDDVLAAADAFGDRLAGVIFNKVSDDAFDSLDQDGIPFLESKGITVFGAIPHEKELAGVTVGELADELGAELLTDAPTDGFVERFLVGAMGGDEALRYFRRARDAAVITGGDRADVQTAALEASGVACLVLTGGHRPSGAVLGKAADAGKPVLALNTDTVTAIDRAEGIVRSGRTRDARTVDRMAELLDAHVDVDALV, encoded by the coding sequence ATGACAGACACCACCACGACACTCGTCACCGCGACCGGAGAAGGCGCCGGAAAGACAGCGATCACCGTCGCGCTCGCGCGGCTCGCCGCCGACCGCGACCGCAGCGTCGGCTACATGAAGCCGAAGGGGACCCGCCTGCAGTCGAACGTCGGCAAGACGCTCGACCAGGACCCGATGCTCGCCCGCGAGGTGCTCGGCCTCGACTCCGAGATGCACCAGATGGAGCCCGTCGTCTACTCGCCGACGTTCGTCGAGGGCGCGGTCCGCGGCACCGAGGACCCCGGCACGCTCCGCGACCGGGTCCGCGAGGAGTACGAGGAGCTCGCGGCGGACCGCGACCACATGTTCGTCGAGGGCGCCGCCAGCTGGACCACCGGCGGCGTCGTCGACCTCACCGACGTCGACGTCGCGGAGCTGCTCGACGCGCGGGTGGTGCTCGTCGCCGGGTACGGCTCCCCGAACGACCTCGACGACGTGCTCGCGGCCGCCGACGCCTTCGGCGACCGGCTCGCCGGCGTCATCTTCAACAAGGTCTCCGACGACGCGTTCGACTCGCTCGATCAGGACGGGATCCCGTTCCTCGAGTCGAAGGGGATCACCGTCTTCGGCGCGATCCCCCACGAGAAGGAGCTCGCGGGCGTCACCGTCGGCGAGCTCGCCGACGAGCTCGGCGCCGAGCTGCTCACCGACGCCCCGACCGACGGCTTCGTCGAGCGGTTCCTCGTCGGCGCGATGGGCGGCGACGAGGCGCTGCGGTACTTCCGGCGCGCCCGCGACGCCGCGGTCATCACCGGCGGCGACCGCGCCGACGTCCAGACCGCGGCGCTCGAGGCCTCGGGGGTCGCCTGTCTCGTTCTGACCGGCGGCCACCGCCCCTCCGGCGCGGTGCTCGGGAAGGCCGCCGACGCGGGCAAGCCCGTCCTCGCGCTCAACACCGACACCGTCACCGCGATCGACCGGGCCGAGGGGATCGTCCGCAGCGGGCGGACCCGCGACGCGCGCACGGTCGACCGGATGGCGGAGCTGCTCGACGCGCACGTCGACGTCGACGCGCTGGTCTGA